A genomic region of Candidatus Marimicrobium litorale contains the following coding sequences:
- a CDS encoding prepilin-type N-terminal cleavage/methylation domain-containing protein: protein MKITQGQPHSDALSRCGVVPVVFRHRGFSLLELLVALFVIVLITSMVSFNFTSGGQEIELESRVRNLASVGAYALDEAQMSGVDYGLLLEERLEGREVIYRYQWLERALDGWQTPASGKDLFETQAMAPGISLQLELEDAPLVELSLEDEGSDIVAPQVVFYASGETTVGAIDVVRTDDGELLWRIEWDLLGRFEVMRRGRPDDEDL, encoded by the coding sequence ATGAAGATAACACAAGGCCAGCCTCACAGCGACGCCTTGTCACGTTGTGGTGTTGTCCCTGTCGTTTTCCGCCACCGGGGTTTCAGTCTGCTGGAGCTGCTCGTTGCCCTGTTCGTTATCGTATTGATTACCTCCATGGTCAGCTTTAATTTTACCTCCGGCGGACAGGAGATCGAGCTGGAGTCCCGAGTGCGCAACCTGGCAAGTGTTGGTGCGTATGCCCTGGATGAAGCACAGATGTCGGGTGTCGATTACGGATTGTTACTCGAAGAACGTCTGGAGGGGAGGGAGGTCATTTACCGCTATCAGTGGCTGGAGCGCGCTCTGGATGGCTGGCAAACGCCTGCCAGCGGCAAAGACCTGTTCGAGACTCAGGCTATGGCCCCGGGTATTTCTCTGCAGCTTGAACTGGAGGACGCTCCGCTGGTGGAGTTGTCACTGGAGGACGAGGGCAGCGATATAGTGGCTCCGCAAGTTGTTTTTTATGCCAGTGGCGAGACAACGGTGGGGGCTATTGATGTGGTGCGGACCGATGACGGTGAATTGTTGTGGCGTATCGAGTGGGACCTGTTGGGACGGTTTGAGGTGATGCGCCGCGGCAGACCGGACGACGAGGATCTCTAG
- a CDS encoding type II secretion system protein N has product MKIPRLLWAASLALVLFVLLLVSVPARLLNYVVPVDQLMMSGLSGTLWNGHASAVRLRLPQGYWHLGSVSWTLEPLSLLLFAPRINVRSDWGNQTFSGDLLLRGKSDLEVYDFEGQIAAGVLRHFAPVALDGLFKLQLSELTLINGLPASAQGRLVWQDGAWQSPRGLVPLGSYALELQQLDGEPLRGEIVTLAGSLEASGGVALDDRRYSLNILMRSEDELEPQMQEMLGLIATPEGEKYRISVDGNF; this is encoded by the coding sequence ATGAAAATCCCCCGCTTGCTCTGGGCAGCCAGTCTGGCCCTCGTCTTATTTGTACTGCTGCTGGTGTCTGTTCCCGCGCGCCTTTTGAACTATGTGGTGCCTGTCGACCAGCTGATGATGAGTGGATTGAGTGGCACCCTCTGGAATGGCCATGCATCGGCGGTACGTTTGCGACTACCGCAGGGCTATTGGCATCTCGGTTCCGTTAGTTGGACCCTTGAGCCCCTCTCCCTTCTGCTGTTTGCGCCGCGTATTAATGTGCGTAGCGACTGGGGCAACCAGACATTTTCCGGTGATCTGTTACTCAGGGGGAAAAGCGATCTGGAGGTTTACGATTTCGAAGGGCAGATTGCCGCCGGTGTGTTGCGCCACTTCGCCCCCGTTGCTCTCGATGGGCTCTTTAAACTGCAGCTCTCAGAACTCACATTGATCAATGGTCTGCCTGCCAGTGCCCAGGGCAGACTAGTTTGGCAGGATGGCGCTTGGCAATCACCGCGTGGCCTTGTGCCTCTGGGTAGTTATGCGCTTGAGTTACAGCAGCTCGATGGTGAACCCCTGCGCGGTGAAATTGTTACCCTTGCAGGATCGCTTGAGGCCAGCGGGGGAGTGGCGTTGGATGACAGGCGCTACTCGTTGAACATTCTGATGCGCAGTGAAGATGAACTGGAACCCCAGATGCAGGAAATGCTGGGATTGATCGCTACCCCGGAAGGTGAGAAATACCGGATTAGCGTTGACGGCAACTTTTAG
- the gspL gene encoding type II secretion system protein GspL, whose translation MRDTTIVRLVGDRLAWYPPGAGTEPRWLDNEGVLEQLAAALSQRRIRACFAVPGEDARLLTVPVAPEEKKHLSRSLPFSLEEQVATDVEDLHFAYCPLSDTEYGVAIVAHEQMAAWQTIIESLPDMAAWLPEPLLLPWQTGEWCLAVEDAKVIARTGQCDGFTLEPAMVDPVLQGVLRDSNHPQAIVVYGTDQDADIALVPVEFRDRVQWRQGGLCAALMLSESVEPNLNLLQGHYAPRLPLGLWWRQWRLVAMAFAAAFILQVSATYAEYRGLSQQNLAMRSAMETSYRSAFPRGAVVDVEKQLRRQLDSMGGSGEGSGFVRLLNTVGAAVNALPGTTITTVNYNDKSDEMRLNIGARDFDAVEKLRSRINDAGLEAVMESSNTRGDRVSARLRVKDRS comes from the coding sequence TTGCGAGACACGACTATAGTACGACTGGTCGGCGACCGCCTGGCATGGTACCCCCCCGGTGCCGGGACAGAGCCACGCTGGCTGGATAATGAGGGGGTGCTTGAGCAACTGGCAGCGGCCCTTTCACAGCGTCGTATCCGTGCCTGTTTCGCGGTGCCGGGAGAGGACGCCCGCCTGTTGACGGTGCCGGTCGCCCCGGAGGAAAAAAAACACCTCAGCCGGTCACTGCCGTTTTCGCTTGAAGAGCAGGTCGCGACTGATGTGGAGGACCTGCATTTTGCCTATTGCCCGCTGAGTGATACAGAGTACGGCGTTGCGATTGTTGCGCACGAGCAAATGGCCGCGTGGCAGACGATTATCGAGTCGCTGCCGGACATGGCCGCGTGGTTACCTGAGCCCCTCTTGCTGCCATGGCAGACGGGCGAATGGTGTCTCGCGGTAGAGGATGCCAAGGTGATCGCGCGTACCGGACAGTGCGACGGTTTCACACTGGAGCCGGCCATGGTTGATCCCGTATTGCAGGGTGTACTGCGTGATTCGAATCACCCCCAGGCCATTGTGGTTTACGGGACTGACCAGGATGCGGATATTGCCCTGGTGCCTGTTGAATTCAGAGACAGGGTGCAGTGGCGACAGGGAGGTCTTTGTGCCGCCCTGATGCTCAGCGAGTCTGTGGAACCCAATCTCAATCTTTTGCAGGGACACTATGCGCCCCGCCTGCCATTGGGGCTATGGTGGCGTCAGTGGCGCCTTGTCGCGATGGCTTTTGCTGCGGCTTTCATCCTGCAAGTCTCGGCGACCTATGCGGAATATCGAGGCCTGTCGCAACAAAATCTTGCCATGCGTAGTGCCATGGAGACGAGCTATCGCAGCGCCTTTCCCCGCGGAGCGGTGGTCGACGTGGAAAAGCAGCTGCGCCGTCAGCTTGATTCCATGGGCGGGTCAGGTGAGGGTAGTGGATTTGTGCGGCTGCTGAATACGGTCGGCGCGGCGGTTAATGCGTTGCCCGGCACAACAATTACGACCGTTAATTACAACGACAAGAGCGATGAGATGCGTCTCAATATCGGAGCGCGAGATTTTGATGCGGTGGAAAAGCTGCGCAGTCGTATCAACGACGCGGGTCTTGAGGCGGTCATGGAGAGCAGTAATACACGCGGCGACCGGGTCAGTGCCCGCTTGCGAGTCAAGGACCGATCATGA
- the gspI gene encoding type II secretion system minor pseudopilin GspI, protein MNSRGFTLVEVMVALAIVAIALPAVLMALSQQMNDTAYLRDKTIAQMVAANKLNEMRLVIGASGNLVAGKDNGVSPMAGRDWRWWQETKATPMDKFYRIEINVAPEGEQDDDPVYTLTAFMTSDLETDVEELPSQEGDQPPLEAS, encoded by the coding sequence GTGAACAGCAGAGGATTCACACTGGTGGAGGTAATGGTAGCGCTCGCCATTGTGGCTATCGCATTGCCCGCTGTGTTGATGGCGCTGTCGCAGCAGATGAACGATACCGCGTACCTGCGCGACAAGACCATTGCACAGATGGTAGCCGCCAATAAGCTCAATGAAATGCGGCTGGTGATTGGGGCTAGCGGCAATCTGGTCGCAGGGAAAGATAACGGCGTATCGCCTATGGCCGGTCGCGATTGGCGTTGGTGGCAAGAGACCAAGGCCACGCCTATGGATAAGTTCTATCGTATCGAAATCAATGTCGCCCCCGAGGGAGAACAGGACGATGATCCTGTTTACACGCTGACCGCATTTATGACCAGTGACCTTGAAACTGACGTGGAGGAATTACCGTCGCAGGAGGGTGACCAACCCCCGTTGGAGGCGTCGTGA
- the gspM gene encoding type II secretion system protein GspM, translating to MKEWFSQLAQREQLSLLVLVGVVLIYLLYSLAWAPLDNRREVLIVQNEAVAESRVRVDAMVSQIMQLRKSGAQPGTRRNLTSVINESTTRFKLPVIRMQPNRQGEIQVRLENADFGAMMQWLHEMENGTGLLVRELSLTQAGTSGLVNVTVKIAEAG from the coding sequence ATGAAAGAGTGGTTCTCACAGCTAGCGCAGAGAGAGCAGCTGAGTCTGCTGGTGCTGGTGGGCGTTGTGCTGATCTACCTACTATATAGTTTGGCGTGGGCGCCGCTGGACAATCGACGGGAGGTGCTGATCGTTCAAAATGAGGCGGTTGCGGAATCCCGTGTCCGTGTGGACGCGATGGTGTCGCAAATTATGCAGTTGCGCAAGAGCGGAGCCCAGCCGGGTACGCGGCGCAATCTCACGTCGGTCATCAACGAATCTACCACTCGGTTCAAGCTGCCAGTTATCCGCATGCAACCGAATCGGCAGGGAGAAATTCAGGTACGCCTTGAGAATGCGGATTTCGGTGCGATGATGCAGTGGCTGCATGAGATGGAAAACGGCACGGGATTATTGGTACGCGAGCTCTCCCTGACTCAGGCCGGAACGTCGGGTTTAGTCAATGTCACCGTAAAAATAGCCGAGGCGGGATAG
- the gspK gene encoding type II secretion system minor pseudopilin GspK — MHYLRFRDRQARNDRQRQGGAALIVAMLIFALAAALAVAMKSEFNRYYQRSANILSDAQVQAYLRAGEELAGMVLKTDYDQDKQDEIPRDDLTEIWNSDEVKQPMPLEGIGWIRGELQDLQGLFNLNLLAERIAIQPGQPRKFTPQQQQFIRLLQALGEPALSQQEAIVIVDAISDWLDEDQEPALNGAEDNYYSGLTPAYRPPNRSLTSVSELRAVANMTPEIYAALAPWVAALPEDTQLNIHTAPPTVLRSINEDDNLNPLTEEEGEALRSSEYQDKKAFLESPVFAGKKAKMEGASALLGESSSYFLLSATAKVADREMRLYSVLQRRARVVGSLSRANGSL; from the coding sequence ATGCATTACCTCCGCTTTAGAGACCGACAAGCGCGCAATGATCGGCAGCGCCAGGGTGGCGCCGCGTTGATAGTCGCCATGCTGATTTTTGCATTAGCGGCGGCGCTGGCTGTTGCCATGAAAAGCGAGTTCAATCGTTATTACCAAAGGAGCGCCAACATACTGTCCGACGCGCAGGTGCAGGCCTATCTGCGTGCTGGTGAGGAACTGGCGGGCATGGTCCTGAAAACGGACTACGATCAGGACAAGCAGGACGAAATTCCCAGAGATGATCTCACGGAGATCTGGAATAGCGACGAGGTCAAACAGCCGATGCCTCTGGAGGGTATTGGCTGGATCAGGGGAGAATTACAAGATCTGCAGGGACTTTTCAACCTGAACCTGTTAGCGGAAAGAATTGCAATACAGCCAGGACAGCCGCGTAAATTCACGCCCCAGCAACAGCAGTTTATCCGCCTGTTGCAGGCCCTCGGTGAGCCGGCCCTGAGCCAGCAAGAAGCGATTGTTATTGTTGACGCGATCAGTGATTGGCTGGATGAAGATCAGGAGCCTGCCCTCAATGGGGCCGAGGATAACTATTATTCGGGTTTAACGCCCGCGTATCGCCCACCTAATCGCAGCCTGACGAGTGTCAGTGAACTGCGTGCCGTAGCCAATATGACGCCGGAAATTTATGCTGCATTGGCCCCATGGGTAGCCGCGCTGCCCGAAGACACCCAGTTGAACATTCACACAGCCCCTCCGACGGTGCTGCGCAGTATTAATGAAGATGACAATCTGAATCCGCTGACGGAAGAAGAGGGAGAGGCGTTGCGCAGCAGCGAGTACCAGGATAAGAAAGCATTTTTGGAAAGCCCGGTATTTGCGGGCAAGAAAGCGAAGATGGAGGGAGCAAGCGCACTACTGGGCGAAAGCAGCTCCTATTTCCTGCTGTCGGCAACGGCGAAGGTTGCCGACAGGGAAATGCGCTTGTACAGTGTGTTGCAGCGGCGAGCTCGCGTGGTCGGATCGCTTTCCAGAGCCAACGGCAGCCTTTAA
- a CDS encoding acyl-CoA dehydrogenase family protein: MDFNDTPDLASFRQDVKTWLDANAERRTDKLHMGMEGEQAFQEAKAWYKKKADAGYACLTWPKDYGGAGLTPLHEVVWTQEVEHFKTRDAHFVIGIGNCGPAILHFAEEEQKRELLPRMASAEDVWCQLFSEPSAGSDVAGLRTRAEKNGDDWTLNGQKIWTSGAQYSDYGVVLTRTDPTVSKYRGLTLFMIDMRQPGVEVRPIKQMDGGQHFNEVFFHDAVVPDSYRLGDVGGGWTGALTILMSERLAISGVQPTGFPQFLDLVKSLELDGEPIANDPIVRDRLASWYSQYAGLQALYKRMLTAVAKGGIAGAEASMGKLVGAVMNQEIANFTCQLFGPAGIILDPEISPERAHFEEQVLFSPGVRLAGGTDEVMRNILAEQVLGLPQEPRADKGIAFQDIPTGPS, translated from the coding sequence ATGGATTTCAACGATACCCCCGACTTGGCCAGTTTTCGGCAAGACGTCAAAACCTGGCTTGACGCGAATGCCGAACGTCGGACCGACAAACTGCATATGGGCATGGAAGGAGAGCAAGCCTTTCAGGAAGCCAAAGCCTGGTACAAGAAAAAAGCCGACGCCGGCTATGCTTGCCTCACGTGGCCCAAGGACTACGGCGGCGCCGGCCTGACACCGCTGCACGAGGTAGTCTGGACCCAGGAGGTAGAGCATTTTAAAACGCGCGATGCGCACTTCGTCATTGGCATAGGTAACTGTGGCCCTGCGATCCTGCATTTCGCGGAGGAAGAACAAAAACGCGAACTACTGCCCCGTATGGCCAGCGCCGAAGATGTCTGGTGCCAGCTGTTTAGCGAACCCAGCGCTGGTTCGGACGTGGCGGGATTGCGTACCCGTGCCGAAAAGAATGGTGATGATTGGACGCTAAATGGCCAGAAGATCTGGACCTCGGGCGCGCAATACTCCGACTACGGTGTAGTGCTCACCCGCACCGATCCAACGGTCTCCAAGTACCGCGGTCTCACGCTCTTTATGATCGATATGCGACAACCCGGCGTAGAGGTGCGCCCGATCAAACAAATGGATGGTGGGCAGCACTTCAACGAGGTATTTTTCCACGATGCCGTTGTGCCGGACAGCTATCGCCTGGGTGACGTGGGCGGCGGCTGGACAGGCGCACTCACCATTCTGATGAGTGAAAGACTCGCCATTAGTGGCGTACAGCCGACCGGTTTTCCCCAGTTTCTGGATCTCGTAAAATCACTGGAGCTGGACGGGGAGCCGATTGCGAATGATCCGATCGTGCGCGATCGCCTGGCCAGCTGGTACAGTCAATACGCCGGCCTGCAAGCGCTTTACAAGCGGATGCTAACGGCGGTGGCAAAGGGCGGTATCGCAGGCGCCGAAGCCTCTATGGGAAAACTGGTAGGTGCTGTAATGAATCAGGAGATCGCCAACTTCACCTGCCAGTTATTCGGGCCAGCGGGCATCATACTGGATCCGGAAATCAGTCCCGAGCGGGCGCACTTCGAGGAGCAGGTCTTGTTCTCGCCTGGCGTGCGTCTGGCCGGCGGCACTGACGAAGTCATGCGCAATATTTTGGCCGAGCAGGTGCTCGGCTTGCCGCAGGAACCGCGGGCTGACAAGGGTATCGCTTTCCAGGATATTCCAACCGGACCGAGCTAG
- the gspJ gene encoding type II secretion system minor pseudopilin GspJ, protein MIPRRATAGFTLVEVLIALGITAFVSVIAYTSLSAVLSGAERLRDNTDRSYEINRAFMILSRDLRQFVDRPVRDEFGEREPGLTGGLLARFPLSFTRAGWHNPNGYPRSNLQRVNYRLEDDALWRDSYTVLDRAASTEPTSVLLLEGVDEMQLRFMAGLDQLQVSNRGLSIDTSDWIENWVADTSAPNASLAPPTAVEIILQLDDWEEIRRLYALPPL, encoded by the coding sequence GTGATACCGCGCAGGGCGACCGCCGGTTTTACGCTTGTAGAGGTGCTGATTGCGCTTGGTATAACGGCGTTTGTTTCGGTGATCGCCTATACCAGTCTCTCCGCCGTCTTGAGCGGCGCCGAACGATTGCGTGATAACACTGACCGCTCTTATGAAATCAACCGTGCCTTCATGATCCTCTCTCGCGACTTACGCCAGTTCGTTGATCGTCCTGTTCGGGATGAATTCGGCGAACGTGAACCGGGCTTGACTGGCGGGCTGCTTGCCCGGTTTCCCCTGAGTTTTACCCGCGCCGGCTGGCACAACCCGAATGGCTATCCACGCAGCAACTTGCAGCGGGTGAACTACCGCCTCGAAGACGACGCGCTGTGGCGGGATAGCTACACGGTGCTGGACCGCGCCGCAAGCACCGAGCCGACCAGTGTGCTGCTACTGGAGGGTGTAGACGAGATGCAACTGCGTTTTATGGCAGGGTTGGATCAGTTGCAGGTGAGCAATCGCGGGTTGAGCATAGATACCTCCGATTGGATCGAGAACTGGGTGGCCGATACGAGCGCGCCCAATGCCAGCCTTGCGCCACCTACCGCCGTAGAAATCATACTGCAGTTGGACGACTGGGAAGAGATCAGGCGATTGTATGCATTACCTCCGCTTTAG
- the gspG gene encoding type II secretion system major pseudopilin GspG, whose translation MNAKRNTGFSLVEILVVLVIMGLLISVVAPTVLNRADEARVQKARADFNAIETALKIYRLDNYVYPTTEQGLEALVEASTLDPEPRNFKQGGYLEQLPFDPWGRPYLYLSPGENGAVDIYTLGADGLSGGEGQNADIGNWKSKE comes from the coding sequence ATGAATGCGAAGCGAAATACAGGTTTTTCACTGGTTGAGATACTGGTGGTGCTGGTCATTATGGGGTTGCTGATCAGCGTGGTCGCGCCCACCGTGTTGAACCGTGCAGATGAGGCGCGTGTGCAAAAGGCGCGGGCTGATTTCAACGCAATTGAAACAGCCCTCAAAATTTATCGTCTGGATAATTATGTGTATCCGACGACAGAGCAGGGCCTCGAGGCCCTCGTGGAGGCCAGCACACTGGATCCCGAACCGCGCAATTTCAAGCAGGGTGGCTACCTGGAGCAACTTCCCTTTGACCCCTGGGGTCGCCCCTATCTCTATCTGAGTCCCGGAGAAAATGGCGCGGTAGATATTTATACGCTGGGTGCCGATGGTCTGTCGGGCGGTGAGGGACAGAATGCCGATATCGGTAACTGGAAAAGTAAGGAATAA
- a CDS encoding aminopeptidase P family protein: MMRIADRLGAVRGRLAQCGYDACLVPRSDEYLGEYIPERNERLRWLSGFSGSAGLAVVLRDTAAIFVDGRYTVQVGSEVPSDLFEYHHLLDEPLADWLASVLPAKSRVACDPRLHSLQWFRAAQKTLAEAKVDLVADTDNPVDRCWADRPAVVAKPALLLGDSLTGESSLSKRQRIAAMLVKRGCDAALLFAPDSISWLLNIRGMDMPQLPVVQSLAMLAADGSITLLVDARRLPPGFPEHAGEGVRVVPEEHVVEVFAAYSGLRVLADAGAASAWVQLSLANAGAILVDGADPVQLPKARKNAVESEGSRSAHRRDAVAEIRFLAWLDAEVAAGRLHDEATLAERLYRERAQGERFHACSFDTISAAGANAAMCHYNHLNGKPAALPIDSVYLVDSGGQYLDGTTDITRTVAIGKPDAEICRLFTLVLKGHIALARVRFPRGTTGTQLDGFARQFLWREGLDYDHGTGHGVGVFLSVHEGPQRISKAVSTVPLLPGMIVSNEPGYYRDGAFGMRCENLQIVRELDSATGDGGMLEFETLSLVPFDTRLLVIELLDATEIAWLNDYHQRVMDEIGPLLAGSERDWLLETTQPLDT; this comes from the coding sequence ATGATGCGCATCGCTGATCGTCTCGGTGCCGTTCGTGGACGGCTGGCGCAGTGCGGCTACGACGCCTGTCTGGTGCCCCGTTCCGATGAATACCTTGGCGAGTATATACCTGAGCGCAACGAGCGCCTGCGCTGGCTCAGCGGCTTCAGCGGTTCGGCGGGACTCGCGGTTGTGCTGCGAGACACTGCAGCGATTTTTGTCGATGGGCGTTACACGGTACAGGTAGGTTCAGAGGTTCCGTCGGATCTGTTTGAGTATCATCACCTATTGGATGAGCCTCTGGCTGATTGGCTGGCATCGGTGCTTCCGGCCAAGAGCCGTGTCGCCTGTGATCCGCGCCTGCACAGTCTGCAGTGGTTCAGGGCCGCGCAGAAAACGCTGGCGGAGGCGAAGGTAGACCTGGTGGCGGATACAGACAACCCTGTTGATCGCTGCTGGGCAGACCGTCCTGCTGTAGTCGCCAAACCGGCTCTTTTGCTGGGGGATAGCCTGACCGGTGAGTCCAGCCTGTCCAAGCGGCAGCGCATCGCAGCCATGCTTGTGAAGCGCGGTTGCGATGCCGCACTTTTGTTCGCGCCGGATTCGATTAGTTGGTTACTCAACATCCGCGGTATGGATATGCCTCAACTCCCCGTGGTGCAGAGCCTGGCGATGCTGGCTGCGGACGGGTCAATCACTCTGCTTGTTGACGCCCGACGCTTGCCGCCAGGTTTCCCTGAACATGCAGGGGAGGGTGTGCGGGTGGTGCCGGAGGAACACGTTGTCGAGGTGTTTGCTGCTTACTCTGGCCTACGTGTGCTCGCAGACGCTGGCGCTGCCAGTGCCTGGGTGCAACTGTCTCTGGCAAATGCCGGTGCGATACTGGTTGACGGGGCGGATCCGGTGCAATTACCCAAGGCGAGAAAAAACGCGGTAGAGAGTGAGGGTAGTCGCAGTGCGCATAGGCGCGATGCCGTCGCAGAGATTCGTTTTCTCGCCTGGCTGGATGCTGAGGTCGCGGCCGGACGCCTGCACGACGAGGCAACGCTTGCCGAGCGACTTTACCGGGAACGAGCGCAGGGCGAGAGATTTCACGCCTGCTCTTTTGACACGATATCTGCGGCCGGTGCGAATGCCGCCATGTGCCATTACAACCACCTCAATGGAAAACCAGCTGCTCTTCCCATTGACAGCGTCTACCTGGTGGATAGCGGAGGGCAGTATCTCGACGGTACTACCGATATTACTCGCACCGTGGCGATCGGTAAGCCCGATGCGGAAATCTGCCGTCTGTTTACTCTGGTGTTGAAAGGGCATATCGCGCTGGCCCGTGTCCGCTTCCCGCGTGGAACAACCGGTACACAACTGGATGGGTTTGCGCGGCAGTTCTTGTGGCGTGAAGGACTTGATTACGACCACGGCACGGGGCACGGGGTCGGTGTATTCCTCAGTGTGCATGAAGGCCCTCAGCGAATATCCAAGGCAGTAAGTACTGTACCCCTGCTGCCGGGTATGATCGTGAGCAATGAGCCTGGCTATTACCGTGACGGCGCCTTTGGAATGCGTTGTGAAAACCTACAGATCGTGCGTGAGTTAGACTCCGCCACGGGTGACGGGGGCATGCTGGAGTTTGAGACTCTGAGCCTGGTTCCTTTCGATACCCGCTTACTGGTGATTGAGCTTCTCGACGCTACCGAGATCGCCTGGCTCAACGACTATCACCAGCGAGTGATGGATGAGATAGGTCCGCTGCTGGCCGGGTCGGAGCGTGACTGGTTGTTGGAGACGACACAGCCCTTGGACACCTGA
- a CDS encoding rubredoxin, giving the protein MSDSDFKKYECVICGFIYDEAEGLPDDGIAAGTKWQDIPEDWECPDCGISKDDFDLYEG; this is encoded by the coding sequence ATGAGTGATTCTGATTTCAAGAAATATGAATGTGTGATTTGCGGCTTTATTTATGATGAAGCCGAGGGACTGCCTGATGATGGTATTGCTGCGGGAACAAAATGGCAGGATATACCTGAGGATTGGGAATGTCCGGATTGTGGTATTTCCAAAGACGATTTTGATCTCTACGAGGGATAG
- a CDS encoding sodium-dependent transporter: MAASGAHWSSRFAFLMATVGFAVGLGNIWRFPYVAGENGGSAFILIYLLCAFGIGMPILMSELLIGRRGQGCPSTSMARVAGESGRSNHWRGVGSMGLIAAFVIEIIYAGIVGWVLWYLYKALMTGFAGVTAESAAVEFDAVLASTAGMLFWTLVGLAITGVIIYAGVRKGIERAVVVMMPTMILLLVGLACYNVFAGGMEEALVWLLTPDFSKVNAGTVLAAITQAFFSIGVAMGGMMTYGSYLPRSISIGRSALIIVAADTAIALLAGLVIFPAVFNNGLDPAAGTGLIFQTLPVAFAQMPAGHLFGVLFFLMLSVAGITSMVGLVESVNTWVEERYGVTRHKSALLVTGALAICCLLSLMSYNVMSDVTVLGMNFNGLLEHVYEKLLLPIGGLLIAVFVGWAMSKEQSRDELSPMSSAGWAVWYNLLRYAVPPAILVVLYMGLMG, from the coding sequence ATGGCAGCGTCTGGCGCGCACTGGTCTTCTCGCTTCGCTTTTCTCATGGCCACGGTCGGATTCGCGGTAGGCCTCGGCAATATTTGGCGTTTTCCCTACGTCGCGGGTGAGAACGGGGGTTCTGCTTTTATCCTGATCTACCTGCTGTGTGCGTTTGGCATCGGCATGCCTATTTTGATGTCAGAATTACTGATCGGAAGGCGTGGGCAGGGTTGTCCCTCTACGTCTATGGCGCGTGTGGCCGGCGAAAGTGGACGCTCTAATCACTGGCGCGGTGTCGGCAGCATGGGTCTGATAGCCGCATTTGTGATTGAAATTATTTATGCCGGCATTGTGGGATGGGTGCTGTGGTATTTGTACAAGGCACTGATGACTGGCTTTGCCGGTGTGACAGCTGAATCCGCTGCTGTCGAATTCGACGCTGTGTTAGCGAGTACGGCAGGCATGCTGTTCTGGACACTGGTGGGTCTGGCTATCACCGGGGTCATCATTTATGCGGGTGTACGCAAGGGTATCGAGCGCGCTGTGGTGGTGATGATGCCCACGATGATACTCCTTCTTGTTGGCCTCGCCTGCTACAACGTGTTTGCAGGCGGCATGGAAGAAGCGCTGGTTTGGCTGCTCACCCCGGATTTTAGCAAGGTGAATGCGGGCACAGTGCTGGCAGCCATCACGCAGGCCTTCTTCTCTATCGGTGTAGCGATGGGGGGTATGATGACCTACGGTTCCTACCTGCCGCGCTCCATTTCCATTGGCCGCTCCGCCCTGATTATCGTTGCAGCGGATACGGCTATTGCCCTGTTGGCCGGGCTGGTGATTTTCCCCGCCGTTTTCAATAATGGCCTTGATCCCGCTGCAGGCACCGGGCTGATTTTTCAGACCCTGCCTGTTGCCTTTGCTCAGATGCCGGCAGGCCACCTGTTTGGTGTATTGTTTTTTCTCATGCTTTCTGTAGCGGGTATTACGTCCATGGTGGGTCTGGTGGAGTCAGTAAACACCTGGGTAGAGGAGCGCTACGGTGTGACGCGTCACAAGAGTGCTCTGCTCGTCACGGGAGCCCTCGCGATTTGCTGTCTCCTCAGCCTGATGTCGTATAACGTGATGAGTGATGTCACCGTGTTGGGGATGAACTTTAATGGCCTTCTCGAACATGTGTATGAGAAGTTGTTGCTGCCCATTGGCGGCTTGCTCATTGCAGTTTTTGTGGGCTGGGCCATGTCAAAAGAGCAATCGCGAGATGAATTGTCCCCCATGAGCTCTGCGGGGTGGGCCGTGTGGTACAACCTGCTGCGCTATGCGGTACCGCCAGCCATTCTGGTTGTGTTGTATATGGGGCTGATGGGCTAA